The following are from one region of the Plasmodium gaboni strain SY75 chromosome 12, whole genome shotgun sequence genome:
- a CDS encoding hypothetical protein (conserved Plasmodium protein, unknown function) gives MSYVNKSLSTCVNSLVLHLEYVKCKNLSNYKKKGKYYMIITYDNVLFYEKDFYQVCFHIFFDDILQIYTCDVSNYIHITLKDQAVTNNIGIKGMNKNALIKQLSIAYSTFYMFQLNKNVYVPITNETYEERRIRTGHFEKPKIDTSIQPFIGYKKVVFDDYFFFIRKSFQNFISISCESNFYVDYRGIEISIKIDDQKNILEIEQSPDNNFFQLCRNHINILTNDSKCPLIIRKNVYNKKMNLSDDLAKWSGYEIYFKNETHTVVCIIFRRTFIPPLLDKRQDIFITFKISHENQQEFNVSDKDLYDEVYIVSNSITPNEIHNTYYVNLIQAQVDALIYDSNVYEYFETIIKIKPSYFEYIKMFFKSMLIILKEGEVMIDSDIIEFLGEDTKVERNLEYLLNVIMNKITGLNLLDTHKSEKIKINKFLHRLSDYLIYCLDSGFISHKYNVTDFINGCLSINKDNKLTIDSIVNFFLHLRERDYSNRYELNCLEFLKEDESNDIEIEKLLDSKKYYINDFFLFYLHQCGYINKYYYYKDDNNYKKIISYILKYGKNFEIKKKICKNLLIFSNDYKNKYIPLVNSMICFLSFNYYEKNFCLFILSTLINITNNNDELKNRLIELNISTLCNFLILLNDIDITNKIILLYINLCKEQYMCEDFINKGLLIHFLDILFRYYYIDLYIKKQICINILCIIGHIFNCKKYYIFILNYYNGLLQLAIYIYQTTDFIQFDKLKLIFFFKQISQHSYIIKDKICKHIIPLVIKEIYLYINKDFIYSSLHLINTLSDYKNNCLYLQRVKIFYLFNFIKQLKILDLYQKVEQLENKLKKNLNII, from the exons ATGTCTTATGTCAATAAAAGTCTGAGCACCTGTGTGAATTCCCTGGTTCTTCATTTGGAATATGTGAAATGTAAAAACTTGagtaattataaaaagaaggggaaatattatatgataataacTTATGATAATGTATTGttttatgaaaaagatTTTTATCAAGTATGTTTCcacattttttttgatgACATTTTGCAAATATATACTTGTGATGTTTCtaattatattcatataacATTAAAGGACCAAGCA gTTACAAACAATATAGGCATAAAAGGAATGAACAAAAATGCTCTAATTAAACAATTATCTATTGCATATAGTACATTCTATATGTTCCAACTAAATAAA aatGTATACGTTCCAATAACAAATGAAACATATGAGGAAAGAAGAATTCGAACTGGACATTTTGAAAAACCAAAAATTGATACATCAATACAGCCATTTATAGG TTATAAAAAGGTTGTGTTTGATGattacttttttttcattcgAAAATCATTTCAAA aCTTTATATCCATTTCATGTGAAAGCAACTTTTATGTTGACTACAGAG GGATTGAAATCAGCATAAAAATTGATgatcaaaaaaatattcttgAAATAGAAcaa TCTCCTGATAATAACTTTTTTCAACTATGTAGAaatcatattaatattttaaca AATGATTCAAAATGTCCTTTAATcataagaaaaaatgtttataataaaaaaatgaactTGTCTGATGACCTTGCCAAATGGTCAGGCTATGAG atatattttaaaaatgaaacaCACACAGTAGTCTGTATAATTTTTAGGAGAACAT TTATACCACCCTTACTTGATAAAAGGCAAGACATATTTATTACCTTTAAAATATCTCATGAAAATCAACAAG AATTTAATGTAAGTGATAAAGATTTATATGATGAAGTGTATATTGTATCAAATTCAATTACACCCAATGAAATACATAATACTTA TTATGTCAACCTGATTCAAGCACAAGTAGATGCCCTCATTTATGATTCTAATGTTTATGAATACTTTGAAActattataaaaataaag CCCTCCTActttgaatatataaaaatgtttttcAAGTCCATGTTAATTATCTTAAAAGAAGGAGAAGTAATGATCGATTCAG atataataGAATTTTTGGGAGAAGACACAAAAGTGGAAAGAAATCTTGAATACCTACTGAACGttataatgaataaaataacag GCTTAAATTTGTTAGATACTCATAAAAgtgaaaaaataaaaattaacaaATTTTTGCATCGCCTTTCGGATTACTTGATATATTGCCTTGATTCAGGCTTCatat CgcataaatataatgtaaCCGATTTTATAAACGGATGTCTATCTATAAACAAAGACAACAAATTG acTATTGATAGTATagttaatttttttctacatTTACGAGAAAGAGATTACAGCAACAGATACGAATTGAATTGTCTggaatttttaaaagaagaTGAATCAAATGATATTGAAATAGAAAAATTGCTAGatagtaaaaaatattatatcaacgatttttttcttttttatttacatcAGTGTGgttatataaacaaatattattattataaagatgataataattataagaaaataatatcatatattttaaaatatgggaaaaattttgaaataaaaaaaaagatatgtaaaaatttattaatattttcaaatgattataaaaataaatatataccTTTAGTAAATTCAATGATATGTTTTTTAAgttttaattattatgagAAGAATTTCtgtttatttatattaagtacattaataaatattacaaataataatgatgaattaaaaaatagaTTAATTGAATTAAATATTAGTACATTGtgtaattttttaatattattaaatgatatagatattacaaataaaattattttattatatattaatttatgtaaagaacaatatatgtgtgaagattttataaataaaggacttcttatacattttttagACATACTATTTcgttattattatattgatttatatataaaaaaacaaatatgtattaatatattatgtattattggacatatatttaattgtaaaaaatattatatattcatattaaattattataatggTTTATTACAGCTAGccatttatatttatcaaaCAACAGATTTTATTCAATTcgataaattaaaattaattttcttttttaaacaAATATCACAACATAGTTATATCATCAAAGATAAAATTTGTAAACATATCATACCATTAGTTATAAAAGAAAtctatttatatattaacaaagattttatttattcttctctacatttaattaatacattatcagattataaaaataattgtTTGTATCTTCAAAGAgtcaaaattttttatctatTCAATTTTATCAAGCAACTCAAAATTTTGGATCTTTATCAAAAAGTGGAGCAATTGGAAAACAAACTCAAGAAAAATCTTAacataatttaa
- a CDS encoding putative nucleotidyltransferase, giving the protein MKTSFKNNYINACFQKTHPPIIKNNFLEKIEQKKKYFCNILLKITQKKEHEPFQTNIDKENIYDTQIKNNKINYKYKTLNNLIYNVKKISTYNCRHYSTHHNISISDKNIKVNNKIKLTNSFLNQTNLKHEIVDVHKKLTENCFIDKQKEEIFLLLKSAIKPNLKGKIYFIGSCENNIWIKNSDIDCCIVVENCEDKNSYLYILKVIKSAINLIYPSLTINIIKASVPIAKIYKEETNICDISINNTVAIVNTKFVSSICNIDERVTIINRIIKYWAKQKNINNRSQGTFSSYALFLLTYYFFQNINNPLLPSYKSIERENAESFDINSEYFFLQDHVEMPFYTNIEDIRNKFPNLQKNKEDVSKLLYGFFEFYSTDICKNGITLDIYNNQIIENKDMTANIYCPITKKIVNTYSINTWKKMFEKFQAAYDKLKNGDSLNIICEETKDNTPNRKMDLKDHLLRRKYFQNLFLH; this is encoded by the exons ATGAAAAcatcttttaaaaataacTATATCAATGCGTGTTTTCAAAAAACGCATCCTCcaattataaaaaataattttttagaaaaaattgaacaaaagaagaaatatttttgcaacatattattaaaaatcACACAGAAAAAAGAACATGAACCTTTTCAAACAAATAtagataaagaaaatatatatgacacacaaataaaaaacaataaaatcaattataaatataaaacattaaaCAATCTAATTtataatgtaaaaaaaatttcaaCATATAATTGTAGACATTATTCAACGCatcataatatttctatatcagacaaaaatattaaagttaataataaaattaaattaacCAATAGTTTTTTAAATCAGACAAATTTAAAACATGAAATTGTAGATGTTCATAAAAAGTTAACCGAAAATTGTTTTATCGACAAAcaaaaagaagaaatttTCCTATTATTGAAAAGTGCAATCAAACCAAACTTGAAAGGgaaaatttattttattggATCATgtgaaaataatatttg GATAAAAAATTCAGATATTGATTGTTGTATAGTAGTGGAGAATTGTGAAGATAAGAATTCATATctatacatattaaaagTTATTAAAAGTGcaattaatttaatatatccATCATTaactataaatataattaaagCTTCTGTTCCAATAGctaaaatatataaagaagaaaCGAACATCTGTGATATtagtataaataatacTGTAGCAATAGTGAATACAAAATTTGTGTCATCTATTTGTAATATAGATGAGAGGGTTACTATTATAAatagaataataaaatattgGGCTAAgcaaaaaaatatcaacaacag GTCTCAAGGTACATTCAGTTCATACGccttatttttattaacatattatttttttcaaaatataaataatcCCTTATTACCATCATATAA GTCCATCGAAAGGGAAAATGCAGAGTCGTTTGACATTAACAGTgaat ATTTTTTTCTGCAAGACCATGTAGAAATGCCTTTTTACACCAACATAga AGAcataagaaataaatttCCGAACCTTCAGAAAAACAAAGAAGATGTTTCAAAATTGTTGTATGGCTTTTTTGAG tTTTATTCTACTGATATTTGTAAAAATGGGATAACGcttgatatatataataatcaaatTATTGAGAATAAAGATATGACAGCCAATATTTACTGCCctataacaaaaaaaattgtaaatACTTATAGTATTAACACCTGGAAAAAAATGTTTGAAAAATTTCAAGCAGCatatgataaattaaaaaat gGCGACAgtttaaatataatttgCGAAGAAACAAAAGATAACACACCCAATAGAAAAATGGATCTTAAAg ATCATTTGCtaagaagaaaatattttcaaaatttgtttttacattga
- a CDS encoding elongation factor G produces the protein MIILKHILYKNNGMRYLEKNIPYKVYEFYFRPLCKFSSYSINNFRNIGISAHIDAGKTTLTERILYYTGKIKSIHEVRGSDGVGATMDSMELEREKGITIQSATTNCVWDVNNKKYNINIIDTPGHVDFTIEVERSLRVLDSAILVICGVSGVQSQTLTVNRQMDRYHIPRILFINKLDRDGANVERTLNTIEKRLNLNTILLQMPIGIEQKFKGVYDLIDRKGYLFKGKNGIILNEINNKEDILSIDNSFSFEMMELLRNRIFEKLADVDDEFAEIYLNNDINDISKNDIYLSIRKSTIKNLVTPICLGSAKNNVGVQILLNYVCNFLPSPKEINNYGYIYSDIQDEKKKNNDIDNDMENAPPYQSDGHSDKTVINYNNNNNDNNNNNNNFDYTHKDEYQDAKNKSRKKVQLLCDNNLPMVGFLFKIQEDAIYGQMSYFRIYQGKIKKKEMITNMMTNKKEVIKKIMKMHSNMAQEVNEACAGDIVAISGINGSTGTTYTNGINSNLHLLNIFIPKPVISVAVEILKKGDMTKLTKALNKFTKEDPTFYVKTDEQTKETIFEGIGELQLEIYKERLKREFNINVNLKNPKINFKETITKPFECSYTYKKQKGGAGLYAHVHAIFETISDNYNDTTHCTFVNEVIGNDLPKNFILSIEKAFKEQIEKGYLYNSEIINMKMRLIGGKIHEVDSNDLAFKKATINLIKENYQNFCPVLLEPIMLVEIISNYEHQSNILTSITKRKGLVNNIVNNLNIIYIYADIPLKHMFNYINEIRAITQGQGTYTMEFSRYEQVSKNDLDEILKQKNTS, from the coding sequence atgattattttgaaacacattttatataaaaataatggAATGCGATATcttgaaaaaaatattcctTATAAAGTTTATGAATTTTATTTTAGGCCTTTATGTAAGTTTTCATCATACtctataaataattttagAAACATAGGAATAAGTGCTCATATTGATGCTGGTAAAACTACATTAACAGAAAGGATATTATATTACACAggtaaaataaaaagtataCATGAAGTACGTGGTAGTGATGGGGTAGGTGCAACTATGGATTCTATGGAATTAGAAAGAGAAAAAGGTATAACTATTCAATCAGCTACTACGAATTGTGTATGGgatgtaaataataaaaaatataatataaatattattgataCTCCTGGTCATGTTGATTTTACTATAGAAGTTGAGAGATCTTTACGTGTCTTAGATTCAGCAATTCTAGTTATATGTGGAGTTTCAGGAGTTCAAAGTCAAACCTTAACAGTAAATAGACAAATGGATAGATATCATATACCtagaatattatttataaataaattagaTAGAGATGGTGCTAACGTTGAAAGGACTTTAAATACTATTGAGAAAAgattaaatttaaatactatattattacaaatGCCTATAGGAATTGAACAAAAATTTAAAGGTGTATATGATTTAATTGATAGAAAAGGTTACTTATTCAAAGGAAAAAATggtattattttaaatgaaataaataataaagaagatatattatcaatagataattcattttcatttgaAATGATGGAATTATTAAGAAATCgtatatttgaaaaattaGCAGATGTAGATGATGAATTTGctgaaatatatttaaataatgatattaatgatataagtaaaaatgatatttatttatctaTTCGTAAATCTACTATTAAAAATCTAGTTACTCCTATATGTTTAGGAAGTGCCAAAAATAATGTAGGTGTTCAAATTTTGTTGAATTATGTATGTAACTTTTTACCCTCACcaaaagaaataaataattatggatatatatattcagATATACAAgacgaaaaaaaaaaaaataatgatatcGACAATGACATGGAAAATGCACCACCATATCAAAGTGACGGTCACAGTGACAAAACTGttataaattataacaacaacaataatgataataataataataataataattttgattATACACATAAAGATGAATATCAAGATGCTAAGAATAAATCGAGGAAAAAGGTCCAATTATTATGTGATAATAATCTACCCATGGTAGGATTCTTATTCAAAATACAAGAAGATGCCATATATGGGCAAATGAGCTATTTCAGAATATATCaaggaaaaataaaaaaaaaagaaatgatAACAAATATGATGacaaacaaaaaagaagtaataaaaaaaattatgaaaatgCATTCTAATATGGCTCAAGAAGTCAATGAAGCATGTGCAGGAGATATAGTTGCTATTAGTGGTATTAACGGTTCAACAGGAACAACTTATACAAATGGTATCAACAGCaatttacatttattaaatattttcatacCTAAACCTGTTATATCGGTTGCTGTtgaaattttaaaaaaaggTGATATGACAAAACTGACGAAAgcattaaataaatttacaAAAGAAGATCCAACCTTCTATGTAAAAACAGATGAACAAACAAAAGAAACAATTTTTGAAGGTATAGGAGAATTACAattagaaatatataaagaaagaTTAAAAAGagaatttaatattaatgtcaatttaaaaaatccaaaaattaattttaaagaaaCAATTACTAAACCTTTTGAATGCtcatatacatataaaaaacaaaaaggAGGAGCAGGATTATATGCACATGTACATGCTATTTTTGAAACCATATcagataattataatgatacTACACATTGTACTTTTGTCAATGAAGTTATAGGAAATGATCTAccaaaaaattttatacTCTCCATAGAAAAAGCATTTAAAGAACAAATTGAAAAAGGATATCTATACAATTCTGAAATTATCAATATGAAAATGAGATTAATAGGTGGTAAAATTCATGAAGTTGATAGTAATGATTTAGCTTTTAAAAAAGCTACCATTAATCTAATCAAAGaaaattatcaaaatttCTGTCCAGTTCTTCTAGAACCTATTATGCTTGTGGAAATTATTTCCAATTATGAACATCAAAGTAATATTTTAACTAGTATTACAAAAAGAAAGGGACTagtaaataatattgttaataacttaaatattatatatatttatgcAGATATACCATTAAAACATATgtttaattatataaatgaaattaGAGCTATTACTCAAGGACAAGGTACATATACCATGGAATTTTCAAGATATGAACAAGTCAGCAAAAATGATCTTgatgaaatattaaagcaaaaaaatacatcatga
- a CDS encoding hypothetical protein (conserved Plasmodium protein, unknown function), with protein MTNFFCRKLLKRKPFFFFRKFKSLKTLYIKNVNKSVIMKKNIIENKIENKDKEKEIYALNYFTKFEIFYLFFMPFTFVSLYLILMWNIFKYICDIKDVNHFLKILRWLNGKDAYPYEYWNNKKDTTKRGQSIIIAEKKFE; from the exons atgacaaattttttttgtagaaaacttttaaaaagaaaaccattttttttttttagaaaatTCAAATCTTTAAAAACattatacataaaaaatgtaaataagtcagttataatgaaaaaaaatattatagagaataaaatagaaaataaagataaagaGAAAGAGATATATGCATTAAACTATTTTACTAAgtttgaaatattttatttatttttcatgCCTTTTACATTTGTATCTCTTTATCTAATATTGATGTggaatatttttaagtATATATGTGACATTAAAGAT GTGAATCATTTCTTGAAAATCCTTCGATGGTTAAATGGGAAGGACGCTTATCCATATGAATACTggaataataaaaaggacACTACAAAAAGA GGGCAGTCAATCATAATCgcagaaaaaaaattcgAATAA